The nucleotide window GTTGATTATGAATGGTGAGGACATGTTCAAGCAAAGATTACCGAAGCTTCACAGACTCACTCTTCCTATTCTGTTCTATTCTATGACATCAGAAACATCCACAAGTGGCAAAGGCAGTGGTTGTGGAGGACAGTCGTATCAGAGCACAGGGAGCTCACAGGTTGGAGTTGATTCATGCCAACAAGGCTGTGGCCGtaagttttaatttattttaataatttttcctTAGAATCCTTTTAAAACCTGCTGTGTGATTTTTGTAAATAGAACATTTTTCTCAAACGACAtgaatcatattttatatttaatatccTTCCACACCCAGTGCTGGCTCGATGACCCAGTGGCAGTTCTACTGCTACACACTGCAGGGTGCATGACCTAAGTTCAATTCCTGAACTTGGATTCAAGACAGACAGGGCTGGTATATTGTGGAAGCAGCATTTATAATCCCCCAATGAAGGGAATCCCCTTAGTGACACCTACTGGACAGATTCAGGGTGCTTGCATTCCAGCTTCAGAAGGGAATCACATTCTATCTCCTCTGGTCAAAGATGCTTGCTGTGATGTCTGCACTACAGGGAAGCAATTTAAAAATGGGGGGAAACCTCAGGTAGCAATGAAGGAAGGTTCATGACAATGTTGAAGCAGATAAGACAAAAGTATCATATAATCATTCTTTCTATTTTGTTGTGCTCTGCATTGCTAGAGACAAACACATCTTCCAAGGGTGGCAATGATGGAGGGCAGTGCGGTCAGCAGTCCCAGTGCGATCAGCAGTCCCAGTGCTCTCAGGGAATTAGTAACCAATGCCAACAGAAAGGTCAAGGTGAGGATTCAAGTTTTACTtagcagtaataataataataatgataactTTATATACTGAGTAAGAACTGATTTATATTCTTAGGAGAGGTTTCTATTACAAAAAAGCCTCCTATTGTTTATGAAGTACGGCATTATTCAATATTTCAATTGTGATTTTAATACATTTGATTTGAGGCAGTTAGGTTCCCATTTCAATTTTACTTTTTATAATAACCTGACCACTTTATGTTATATGAGATATCTCCTTTTTATAGGGGAtaatttaaagaaataattttgttaaaaaaatacagaTTAGAAGAGATAAATGTTATATGGCACCCTTTTTCAAATGTCAAATGTCATGTTAGCTTGTGATGTATTTGGTAGACTCCCTGACACCCTCTTGCAGATCCCAAGTGAACCCAAGACTCTCACTTTAGAGTCCCTGTTCTAATGACTATTTTGAGTTACTGGGGTAAATTTCCAGTAAGGCACCTAGCTACAAGGTTATGCGCATTCTTGAAAGCCtgcatacatttgttttaaaaataatgtaCCCATATAAATAGTTTGAAAACCatttttttatgcaagtaaatccaaAATGGAAAAGTTAAAGGGTCTGTAAAATGAGATTCATTAGTGGAACTACATCtacatttataaatttaaaaaaattaaagtacATATACATCTGCACACTCCCTTGGAATTCCCTCTAGaattcctctgttttatgtagATAATTTATCTATTATGAAACTAAACACTTACTATCAGGAGGCTGATAATCCACATACCTGCTCATTGCTAATGTTGGCATAttaactctattttttttttttttgtaaacatttttattagttttctgGAATATTAGCAGTACAAGTAGAATGTGTCTAATTCTTTAAACATTTTCCTCAAAGTActaaaaagaaagcagaaaattAACAATTAAATTGAACAATGAGGCATTTTCTAATTAAGAAGCATACACAGAACTAGTCCATTTCTGGTCCTCCTTATCTGCAGCTATATCTGTCAAAGATAACTTAAACTGCACAGGATAGACCTCTCCTGCCAGTCAGTACATCTTTCCAGACTTAACGTGCCTGCTTATAGGTAGCAAAGAGCACAAATCATGGGAATTTGTATGTGAATCTACCCAAAGCGGATGAATCTTATCTGGGCAAACTAGTTGGCCCAtcttggtctttctctgccatcatttactatattactattcATTATCAGAAAGAACAAGGCCTGCTTTTAACCACTTTTATTACTTcaataggatcatttatcaaaatgtgttatggcgttaacgcacgcAATAACGCATAACACATGCGAAAAGTATAGTAGTGCatggcgcgaatgcaaatttttcacaTGGGCAGGTTCGGCAGAGGAGTTTGGGTaggttttagttaaattaggggctaTATCGCGACGTGCGATTTCATAATGCATtctatcacatggttttaatgtTGGAAACAACTACAGCTTTTTCCCTGGTGTTAAGCAGTGTGATATGTCCAAAATGGTCATAACACAATTCATGATACATTTTTGGCCTTGGGGagaaggagtggggggggggggggggggggagagagagaaagagagagagagagaaactatggtgagggcctcactgtgtgcacctatttatatctttataggagggccacctgataggtcgagatgaagtgttagtggtggtttaggggccagtttcacatgtagagtgagacgtatgaagagcacagtacacctcggcaaagatttgatgtcatttggaatgaggaaagtctaaaaaaaaaaaaattttgtactatgttctctcactctagcttggtggtaccctgttatagagtccatcaagctagaaagagagaacattgtagaaatttcatctttgtgagactttcctcactccaaatgatggcaaatcttcaccaaggtgtactgtgcggTTTATACGTCTCACTCTTGTTAACATTATAGAATCTCCCTGCCTTCAGACTGGTAAATcactaatttaaatacaattAGATAATGCTTTAATTTACACATAAAATaatattcaattttttcattcattttttttccagttttttaatTTCAGTCCCTGTGCTGATGTCTTAGATGCAGGGATTCTTTCAGTGCTCAAAGGGCCTTGTGTACTATGCATTTTTTCCAGATACAAAAtgtgagaaaacctttagtacataggcccctaAGTCAGCTAAGAGCAATGTTTATGGTGAATGTgataagtgaatttttttttaccatgttaCCAtctaaaaaggaaaacaaatatataagaaaatatCCAGATAAAAATTATCCTCATACAGGGAAGGAAGTATGAAGGAATTGAACAGGAAAgccagaaaaaatattttctgctacCTTTACACTAACTCTGTGCTTCATTTTCTAGGTGGAGGTCAATACACAGACCAGCAGAAACAAGGCCAATGTGGATCAAAGAAGCAATATTGAAAATCTACTTCAGATAATCAAGATCATGCATGTTAACCTCTGTGTTTAACTTGTCCATCATTCTGAtttgaaaataataatttaaaatgaattcCAAAGTATCATTTGTCATCAAAATTCATCAATTGATTAAATATACTTTTCCTGCTATATTAAAGCAATTCTAGTGAATAAAAATTTATATTTGTCTGCTGATCTCTTAATGCATTACTTTTTAAATTGTTGCTGGGATAAAGCCCAAAACAGGGACCCTTAGTGATCTTAATAGTCACATTTGAGCAGATGGTATACTAAACTAGTAAGTGAATCATTCACTGTACAGGGCTGTCTTTTTCATCTAGGACAATATTTATCATGTCCCAACCATTTTACCATCAAGTTTATCTCTTCCTTCGGAGTCAATCTCATATCCTTCACAGCATCTTGGAAGTCAGATTTCCATGCCCTGCAACTCTCAGGGTGGTCATTGAACTCGTAAAGCCCTGTGGTTATGAATTTTCGGTGGGTCATGTACCTTGCTaagtcttctctttctgaaaactCGTTCTGAAAGGTAGTAGGTCTTGATGGGTTGGTGTCTTGTGGTTGACTGTGCACGTCACTCTTGTTGTACATTGGCATGGGCCGTGGTTGATCAATTGTCTCCTGTTTTGGCACAGGGTACTCAATTGGAGCCCTTCTTGGGTGTGGTTGCTTAGCTCTTTCTCGTTCCCTATCCCCATGGGATGGTGGGATCCCTGGTTGCATGGAAGTGTTTTCCTTGGGGCGTGTGCTTGGCACATGAGTTGACTGCCATGCATCCGTGTGATTCAGAGCCGGGGGATCACTGCCATGGCGTTCAGTATTTGTGGCATTTTGCGTTTCAGGTCTGATTTCTTTGGCCAAGCCAGCCATTTGTGAGGGAGAGTCTGTTCTCCTATGATGCGAGGGTTGCTTTGAGGGAGGCGGCGTTTTGGCGCTGGCATGAGTTGGAGGGTGAGATGTGACATACTCAAACGTCCACTGGGTCGTGTCCTGCTGGGCCATGGAGCTGAGTGGGTCTCCCCCATCACCTTGGTCCAGGGCCGCATCAAATACCTTAATTTTGGCTTCAAGGGCCGCTGCTTCTCCTTTCTGATGCAACAAGTCCAGGGTGATATCTAGTTCAGCCTTTCCGCGCGCCTCAGCGGCAACTGTAGCAGCAACTGTAGCAGCAGCTGTAGCAGCAGacttctgttgttcttctattctgagcccttctcTTTTAAGGGCTGTTGCTTGTTCAGCACACTGTACGCGTGTTATGGCTGCTCGCCACTCTGCTTTCTTTTGAAGGATGACTGAGCTGAGTTGAGAACAGTTTGAGTATCTTGACCCGTGTGACCATACGGACCCCATTGTATACTTAGAGGTGTAAGAGTGCTGAGAGTCAACTTCGCTTATTGAGTCGCTTACTTCTGCACTGTTAATGGTATCCATTACCATTCTCTGGCGTATTTGGTGTAAATTCTGTTGGCGGACTTTTTCTTCAAGGCTTTCTGCAGTGTTAGTTCGTGTTAAGAACTCAAGATACTCTTCTGTAATGAGCCAATAGGTTGGGGAACGAAGCTGCAGCTGCTCTATATGGTACTTAAGATTGGTGGGGCTCTGTGAGACCTTCTCCCTTTCCAGGTTATGCCACTCTCTTTCTATTGGTGGCACTCTCTTTCTATTGGTGGAGCTCTCTGAGACCTTCTTCCTTACCAGGTTATGCCACTCTCTTTCTATTCTGTGTTCATGCCTCTGATTTTTGCCTCATATCTCTGCGTAGCTTTCTCTGTTGGCTTAAATAATCTCTTCAGATTattgctatatattctaattctcccattttacttcttagacttctgtcattagcatac belongs to Rhinatrema bivittatum chromosome 7, aRhiBiv1.1, whole genome shotgun sequence and includes:
- the LOC115095536 gene encoding uncharacterized protein LOC115095536 isoform X2 codes for the protein MTHARLKPLIKHLQLARAVIVEDSHIRAQGAHRLELIHANRKVKAMVKHPQVAKAVVVEDNGIRAQGAHRFKVIHANRKVKAMVKHPQVAKAVVVEDSRIRAQGAHRLELIHANKAVARQTHLPRVAMMEGSAVSSPSAISSPSALRELVTNANRKVKVEVNTQTSRNKANVDQRSNIENLLQIIKIMHVNLCV
- the LOC115095536 gene encoding uncharacterized protein LOC115095536 isoform X4; its protein translation is MTHARLKPLIKHLQLARAVIVEDSHIRAQGAHRLELIHANRKVKAMVKHPQVAKAVVVEDSRIRAQGAHRLELIHANKAVARQTHLPRVAMMEGSAVSSPSAISSPSALRELVTNANRKVKVEVNTQTSRNKANVDQRSNIENLLQIIKIMHVNLCV